A single window of Jiangella alkaliphila DNA harbors:
- a CDS encoding sulfite exporter TauE/SafE family protein produces the protein MRTLVVLGLVGFAAQLVDGSLGMAYGVTSSTLLLAVTANPAAASATVHLAEIGTTLVSGLSHWRFGNVDWKVVAKIGVPGAVGAFAGATFLSSLSTDAAAPVMSLILLALGIYLLVRFTLRGLPERRDPKPLGRRFLTPLGLVAGFVDSTGGGGWGPVGTPAILASGRLEPRKVIGSIDTSEFIVAVAASVGFLIGLGTENIDFAWVAVLLAGGVIAAPIAAYLVRVVPPRVLGSAVGGMIILTNGRTILRSDWVDAPGGVRAAVYVVVTVVWAAALAYSIRAHVRQQRAVVADEPELARVG, from the coding sequence GTGCGTACGCTCGTCGTTCTGGGTCTGGTCGGTTTCGCCGCCCAGCTCGTCGACGGCAGCCTCGGCATGGCCTACGGGGTCACCTCCAGCACGCTGCTCCTCGCCGTCACGGCGAACCCGGCGGCGGCGTCGGCCACCGTCCACCTCGCCGAGATCGGCACCACGCTGGTGTCGGGCCTGTCGCACTGGCGCTTCGGCAACGTCGACTGGAAGGTCGTCGCGAAGATCGGCGTGCCCGGCGCGGTCGGAGCGTTCGCCGGCGCGACGTTCCTGTCGAGCCTGTCGACCGATGCCGCCGCGCCGGTGATGTCGCTGATCCTGCTGGCGCTGGGCATCTACCTGCTGGTCCGGTTCACGCTGCGCGGCCTGCCGGAGCGCCGCGACCCGAAGCCGCTGGGCCGGCGGTTCCTGACGCCGCTCGGGCTGGTCGCCGGGTTCGTCGACTCCACCGGCGGCGGTGGCTGGGGCCCGGTCGGCACGCCGGCGATCCTGGCCAGCGGCCGCCTGGAGCCGCGCAAGGTGATCGGGTCGATCGACACCAGCGAGTTCATCGTCGCCGTGGCGGCGAGCGTCGGCTTCCTCATCGGGCTGGGCACCGAGAACATCGACTTCGCGTGGGTGGCCGTGCTGCTGGCCGGTGGCGTCATCGCCGCGCCGATCGCCGCCTACCTGGTGCGGGTCGTGCCGCCGCGGGTGCTCGGCTCGGCCGTCGGCGGCATGATCATCCTGACGAACGGACGCACCATCCTGCGCAGCGACTGGGTCGACGCGCCGGGCGGGGTGCGCGCCGCCGTGTACGTGGTGGTCACCGTCGTGTGGGCGGCGGCGCTGGCCTACTCGATCCGCGCGCACGTCCGCCAGCAGCGCGCCGTCGTGGCCGACGAGCCCGAGCTGGCCCGGGTCGGCTGA
- the rplT gene encoding 50S ribosomal protein L20: MARVKRAANAHKKRRQTLERASGYRGQRSRMYRKAKEQVTHSLVYAYRDRKQRKGDFRQLWITRINAASRAEGLTYNRFIQGLRLAEVDVDRKMLADLAVNDPAAFRALVEVARAALPADRNAPAEAA; encoded by the coding sequence GTGGCACGCGTCAAGCGGGCGGCCAACGCCCACAAGAAGCGCCGTCAGACCCTCGAGCGGGCCAGCGGCTACCGGGGTCAGCGCTCCCGGATGTACCGGAAGGCGAAGGAGCAGGTCACCCACTCGCTCGTCTACGCCTACCGCGACCGCAAGCAGCGCAAGGGCGACTTCCGGCAGCTGTGGATCACGCGCATCAACGCCGCGTCCCGGGCCGAGGGCCTGACGTACAACCGCTTCATCCAGGGTCTGCGCCTGGCCGAGGTCGACGTCGACCGTAAGATGCTGGCCGACCTCGCCGTCAACGACCCGGCCGCCTTCAGGGCCCTGGTCGAGGTCGCCCGCGCCGCGCTGCCGGCCGACCGCAACGCCCCGGCCGAAGCGGCCTGA
- the rpmI gene encoding 50S ribosomal protein L35 — protein MPKNKTHSGTSKRFRITGSGKVLRQKANRRHYLEHKPSSLTRKLAGTTEVAKSDRGRIKKLLGK, from the coding sequence ATGCCGAAGAACAAGACGCACAGCGGCACGAGCAAGCGGTTCCGGATCACCGGGAGCGGGAAGGTGCTGCGCCAGAAGGCGAACCGTCGCCACTACCTGGAGCACAAGCCCTCCTCGCTGACCCGCAAGCTCGCCGGCACCACCGAGGTGGCCAAGTCGGACCGGGGCCGCATCAAGAAGCTGCTCGGCAAGTAA
- a CDS encoding DUF1844 domain-containing protein: MSMPDHIAAEAGRDIAEVPAVEVISTAAVHLMSAAAVHLGLAEDLPEHRDLDEARSLIEALAGLITAAAPSLGTHHAGPLRDGLKTLQLAFREASPMPDAVGEGPGEKYTGPVYS; encoded by the coding sequence ATGAGCATGCCAGATCACATCGCCGCCGAGGCCGGTCGCGACATCGCCGAGGTCCCGGCCGTCGAGGTCATCTCCACCGCCGCCGTGCACCTGATGAGCGCGGCCGCCGTCCATCTCGGACTGGCCGAGGACCTGCCCGAGCATCGCGATCTGGACGAGGCGCGGTCGCTGATCGAGGCGCTGGCCGGGCTGATCACCGCCGCAGCTCCTTCCTTGGGGACGCACCATGCCGGGCCGTTGCGGGATGGGTTGAAGACGCTCCAGCTGGCCTTCCGCGAGGCGTCGCCCATGCCCGATGCCGTGGGTGAGGGACCTGGCGAGAAGTACACGGGGCCCGTCTACTCCTAG
- the vapC gene encoding type II toxin-antitoxin system VapC family toxin — translation MILVDTSAWIDYLRAADTPAARELTALIQRGAEVCTTEPVIMELLAGADTPARADALERLTNGLPVLGVDPRLDFRQASAIYLAVRRQGRTVRSLVDCLIAAVALRHDVALLHKDADYGAIADCLPLRAHPV, via the coding sequence ATGATCCTCGTCGACACATCGGCCTGGATCGACTACCTCCGGGCGGCTGATACACCGGCGGCCAGGGAGCTCACGGCTCTGATCCAGCGAGGCGCCGAGGTGTGCACGACCGAGCCGGTGATCATGGAGCTGCTCGCCGGCGCCGATACACCCGCGCGCGCCGACGCGTTGGAGAGGCTCACGAACGGACTGCCGGTGCTGGGTGTCGACCCGAGGCTGGACTTCAGGCAGGCATCGGCGATCTACCTGGCGGTGCGCCGTCAGGGCCGGACCGTGCGCAGTCTCGTCGACTGCCTGATTGCGGCCGTCGCCCTGCGGCATGACGTTGCGCTGCTGCACAAGGACGCCGACTACGGCGCCATCGCCGACTGCCTGCCGCTGCGGGCGCACCCGGTCTGA
- a CDS encoding threonine aldolase family protein — translation MIDLRSDTVTRPTAAMLAAMSTAETGDDVYGEDPTVHALEGRVAELLGHEAGLFTVSGSLANVLGVRSLVAPGQELLCEERAHVVRAELGAHAAWQGVTTRTWSDPRGHVDLDAVRRLMTPDAGPYMVSTAAVAVENTHNFAGGTVQPLAALRELRALVDPVGVRLHLDGARLWNAHVATGVALADYGRLFDTVAVCLSKGLGAPVGSVLVGSAAAMAEARVWRKRLGAGWRQAGVLAAAGLYALDHHVDRLADDHAHARLIAETVAAADPAVVDLAAVETNVVLLDVGDRAAGLVERAAAEGVLTGTVGPGLVRLITHLDVTAEDAKRAAGVLAALVRP, via the coding sequence GTGATCGACCTGCGCAGCGACACCGTCACCCGGCCCACCGCCGCCATGCTGGCCGCGATGTCCACCGCCGAGACCGGCGACGACGTCTACGGCGAGGACCCCACGGTGCACGCGCTCGAGGGGCGGGTCGCCGAGCTGCTCGGCCACGAGGCCGGGCTGTTCACCGTCAGCGGGTCGCTGGCCAACGTGCTGGGCGTGCGGTCACTGGTCGCGCCGGGCCAGGAGCTGCTGTGCGAAGAGCGGGCGCACGTCGTCCGCGCCGAGCTGGGCGCGCACGCCGCCTGGCAGGGCGTCACCACTCGCACCTGGTCCGACCCGCGCGGCCACGTCGACCTCGACGCCGTCCGCCGCCTGATGACCCCCGACGCCGGTCCGTACATGGTGTCGACGGCGGCGGTCGCGGTCGAGAACACGCACAACTTCGCCGGTGGGACGGTGCAGCCGCTGGCCGCCCTTCGGGAGCTGCGGGCGCTGGTCGACCCGGTCGGCGTGCGGCTGCACCTCGACGGCGCCCGCCTCTGGAACGCCCACGTCGCCACCGGCGTCGCGCTGGCTGACTACGGCCGCCTGTTCGACACCGTCGCGGTCTGCCTCTCCAAGGGACTGGGCGCGCCGGTCGGGTCGGTGCTCGTCGGGTCCGCGGCGGCGATGGCGGAGGCGCGGGTGTGGCGCAAGCGCCTCGGCGCCGGCTGGCGGCAGGCCGGCGTCCTGGCCGCGGCCGGCCTCTACGCCCTCGACCACCACGTCGACCGTCTGGCCGACGACCACGCCCACGCCCGCCTGATCGCCGAGACCGTCGCCGCCGCCGACCCCGCCGTCGTCGACCTCGCCGCGGTCGAGACCAACGTCGTCCTCCTCGACGTCGGCGACCGTGCCGCCGGCCTGGTCGAGCGGGCGGCCGCCGAGGGCGTCCTCACAGGCACGGTCGGCCCCGGCCTCGTGCGGCTCATCACCCACCTCGACGTCACCGCCGAGGACGCCAAGCGCGCCGCCGGGGTCCTGGCGGCCCTCGTCCGCCCCTGA
- the pknB gene encoding Stk1 family PASTA domain-containing Ser/Thr kinase, producing the protein MDLSVSDAPVGRLLDGRYRIEALLARGGMATVYKATDTRLDRAVALKIMHAELAADDDFVARFINEARAVAQLSDPNVVNVFDQGEDDGAVYLAMEYIHGRTLRDVLHERGRLGADLALEVAESVLSALAAAHRAGIVHRDVKPENVLVGNDGRVKVADFGLARANSTSSKTTRGLLGTVSYISPEQALGERATPRSDVYSAGIMLYELLTGKTPHEGPTDFVVVRSHIDDDVPPPSEAVPLPPAVDDLVLTATAREPRKRYADADAFLAAIRSTRAAIVGVPLPEPEDDPDLTEVHAEPRDSAGVSLDEALAGTVLAGQVGRVNDVEPRRPAAEPDEDEDETGDDVAQADARWDGEESRPGSTRRIDAPLSIRFTEDETEDGEKAPPPGSRAARQAEARARATSHRRTEQTRGRRGLYLFLFVLLLAIGVATAAWWYGSGRWESTPSLLDLTAEQAETRAEDSGFDAVSGGEEFSETVEAGLVLRTEPGPGERLLGGSEITYVLSRGPERYVVPELVGQTVAQANELAEPLAMTVTVEEEVFHDEVEAGLILTQSVEAGEEVRRDTEVVVTVSRGQEPLDIEDFTGQPADQAQAALAEAGFRVVTEEQNSDDVEAGVVISQDPASGTGFRNDEITIVVSSGPELIEVPNVRGERVERAEEILREAGFEVEVEDLFPEFGSDGRGDRVQNQEPAAGEQAPRGSTVRIIIF; encoded by the coding sequence GTGGACCTCTCCGTCTCCGATGCACCGGTGGGCCGTCTTCTCGACGGACGCTACCGGATCGAGGCGCTTCTGGCGCGCGGCGGGATGGCGACGGTCTACAAGGCCACCGACACCCGCCTGGACCGCGCGGTCGCGCTGAAGATCATGCATGCGGAGCTGGCCGCCGACGACGACTTCGTGGCCCGGTTCATCAACGAGGCGCGCGCCGTCGCGCAGCTGTCCGACCCCAACGTCGTCAACGTGTTCGACCAGGGCGAGGACGACGGCGCCGTCTACCTGGCCATGGAGTACATCCACGGCCGGACGTTGCGCGACGTCCTGCACGAGCGGGGACGGCTGGGTGCCGACCTCGCACTCGAGGTGGCCGAGTCGGTGCTGTCGGCGCTGGCCGCGGCGCACCGGGCCGGCATCGTGCACCGCGACGTGAAGCCCGAGAACGTGCTGGTCGGCAACGACGGACGGGTCAAGGTCGCCGACTTCGGGCTGGCCCGGGCCAACAGCACCTCGTCGAAGACCACCCGCGGCCTACTCGGCACCGTCAGCTACATCTCCCCCGAGCAGGCGCTCGGCGAGCGGGCCACACCACGCTCCGACGTCTACTCGGCGGGCATCATGCTCTATGAGCTGCTCACCGGGAAGACGCCGCACGAGGGGCCGACCGACTTCGTGGTCGTGCGCAGCCACATCGACGACGACGTCCCGCCGCCATCCGAGGCGGTCCCGCTGCCCCCGGCGGTCGACGACCTCGTGCTGACGGCGACGGCGCGCGAGCCGCGGAAGCGCTACGCCGACGCCGACGCGTTCCTGGCCGCGATCCGGTCCACCCGGGCCGCCATCGTCGGCGTCCCGCTGCCCGAGCCCGAGGACGATCCCGACCTCACCGAGGTGCACGCCGAGCCGCGCGACTCCGCGGGCGTCTCGCTCGACGAGGCGCTGGCCGGCACCGTGCTCGCCGGCCAGGTCGGCCGCGTGAACGACGTCGAGCCGCGCCGGCCGGCCGCCGAGCCGGACGAAGACGAGGACGAGACCGGCGACGACGTGGCGCAGGCCGACGCCCGGTGGGACGGCGAGGAGAGCCGGCCGGGCTCGACGCGCCGCATCGACGCGCCGCTGTCGATCCGGTTCACCGAGGACGAGACCGAGGACGGCGAGAAGGCGCCGCCGCCCGGCTCGCGTGCCGCCCGGCAGGCCGAGGCGCGCGCCCGGGCGACCAGCCACCGCCGGACCGAGCAGACCCGCGGCCGCCGCGGCCTCTACCTGTTCCTGTTCGTGCTGCTCCTGGCCATCGGCGTCGCGACCGCGGCGTGGTGGTACGGGTCCGGACGGTGGGAGTCGACGCCGTCGCTGCTCGACCTCACCGCCGAGCAGGCCGAGACGCGGGCCGAGGACTCCGGGTTCGACGCGGTCAGCGGCGGCGAGGAGTTCTCCGAGACGGTCGAGGCCGGCCTGGTCCTGCGCACCGAGCCCGGGCCCGGCGAGCGGCTGCTCGGCGGCAGCGAGATCACCTATGTGCTCTCGCGCGGACCGGAGCGGTACGTGGTCCCGGAGCTGGTCGGGCAGACCGTCGCCCAGGCGAACGAGCTGGCCGAGCCGCTGGCGATGACCGTCACCGTCGAGGAGGAGGTCTTCCACGACGAGGTCGAGGCCGGCCTGATCCTGACGCAGAGCGTCGAGGCGGGCGAGGAGGTGCGCCGCGACACCGAGGTCGTGGTCACCGTCAGCCGCGGGCAGGAGCCGCTGGACATCGAGGATTTCACCGGCCAGCCGGCCGACCAGGCGCAGGCGGCGCTCGCCGAGGCCGGATTCCGAGTCGTGACCGAGGAACAGAACTCCGACGACGTCGAGGCGGGCGTCGTCATCTCGCAGGACCCCGCGAGCGGCACCGGTTTCCGTAACGACGAGATCACGATCGTCGTGTCGAGCGGACCGGAATTGATCGAGGTTCCGAATGTGCGCGGCGAAAGAGTGGAAAGGGCGGAGGAAATCCTCCGCGAAGCCGGCTTCGAGGTCGAGGTCGAGGACCTCTTCCCGGAGTTCGGCAGCGACGGCCGCGGCGACCGCGTCCAGAACCAGGAACCCGCGGCCGGCGAGCAGGCGCCGCGCGGTTCCACCGTCCGCATCATCATCTTCTGA
- a CDS encoding winged helix-turn-helix domain-containing protein — translation MSLSYPVETGQAPVALAQPGFHLDHAARIAVVDGWAVPLTHREFELLAYLIENRRRAVTRPELIDQVWPLGTRAGTRTVDVHIRRLRVKLGQHGRRIRTLRGHGYRLD, via the coding sequence ATGTCTTTGTCGTATCCCGTCGAGACCGGCCAGGCGCCGGTCGCCCTCGCGCAGCCGGGGTTCCACCTCGACCACGCCGCCCGCATCGCCGTGGTCGACGGGTGGGCCGTGCCGCTGACCCACCGCGAGTTCGAGCTGCTCGCGTACCTGATCGAGAACCGCCGCCGCGCCGTGACCCGGCCCGAGCTGATCGACCAGGTCTGGCCGCTGGGCACCCGGGCCGGCACCCGCACGGTCGACGTCCACATCCGTCGGCTGCGGGTGAAGCTCGGCCAGCACGGACGGCGGATCCGCACGCTCCGCGGGCACGGCTACCGGCTCGACTGA
- a CDS encoding SseB family protein codes for MTAVPPRRVPSTPFGDDDGSADPRIVAALAAYERGEGGSADVLAALAAGRLLIPVVAVAESVDATGMEKETAMATVLTTGRDGRRGLLAFTCVESLQRWNPAARPSPVPTRSAVEAALADGAEALVIDLAGPIMFAVDAPDLRSLASGWRPLGTWPGVEQAEPTVKAAAAAASARSVAGAGVRRTGGRVWRRVRRRVRRAFSG; via the coding sequence GTGACCGCTGTGCCTCCACGCCGCGTGCCGTCCACGCCCTTCGGCGACGACGACGGCTCGGCCGACCCCCGCATCGTGGCCGCGCTGGCCGCGTACGAGCGGGGCGAGGGCGGTTCCGCCGACGTGCTCGCGGCGCTGGCCGCCGGCCGGCTGCTGATCCCGGTGGTCGCGGTCGCCGAGTCGGTCGACGCCACGGGGATGGAGAAGGAGACCGCCATGGCGACGGTCCTCACGACCGGCCGCGACGGCCGCCGCGGACTGCTCGCCTTCACCTGCGTCGAGTCGCTGCAGCGCTGGAACCCGGCCGCCCGTCCGTCGCCGGTGCCCACCCGCAGCGCCGTCGAGGCCGCTCTGGCCGACGGTGCCGAGGCCCTCGTCATCGACCTCGCCGGGCCCATCATGTTCGCCGTCGACGCACCCGACCTGCGCTCGCTGGCCTCCGGCTGGCGTCCGCTCGGCACCTGGCCCGGCGTCGAGCAGGCCGAGCCGACGGTCAAGGCCGCGGCTGCGGCCGCCTCCGCCCGCTCGGTGGCCGGTGCGGGGGTCCGCCGCACCGGTGGCCGCGTCTGGCGCCGTGTTCGCCGCCGGGTCCGCCGCGCCTTCAGCGGCTGA
- a CDS encoding TrmH family RNA methyltransferase, giving the protein MLTERSGRVREAHKLLRRAAREKAGLFLAEGPQAVREAVAAGPGRVVELFATTTAAARWAPIVAAAEGAGVPVHAADDAALAALSETVTPQGLVAVCRSLTVDLTDALAGEPRLVAVLAEARDPGNAGTVVRCADAAGADAVVLTHGSADPQGGKAVRASAGSVFHLPVVSGVPAANAVAALRERGLTVLAADGAGSLDLDQAEDDGLLAGPVAWLFGNEAWGLPAEVGALADHVVRVPIYGRAESLNLATAAAVCLYGSARARRRATR; this is encoded by the coding sequence ATGCTGACCGAACGGTCCGGGCGGGTGCGCGAGGCGCACAAGCTGCTGCGCCGGGCGGCCCGCGAGAAGGCCGGGTTGTTCCTCGCCGAGGGCCCGCAGGCGGTCCGTGAGGCGGTCGCCGCCGGACCCGGCCGGGTGGTCGAGCTGTTCGCGACGACGACGGCGGCGGCGCGGTGGGCGCCGATCGTGGCGGCCGCCGAGGGCGCCGGCGTCCCGGTGCACGCGGCCGACGACGCCGCCCTGGCCGCGCTGTCGGAGACGGTGACGCCGCAAGGCCTGGTCGCGGTGTGCCGGTCGCTGACGGTGGACCTGACCGACGCGCTGGCCGGCGAGCCGCGGCTGGTCGCCGTCCTCGCCGAGGCCCGCGACCCCGGCAACGCCGGCACGGTCGTCCGCTGCGCCGACGCGGCAGGCGCCGACGCCGTCGTGCTCACCCACGGCTCGGCCGACCCGCAGGGCGGCAAGGCGGTGCGCGCGTCGGCCGGCAGCGTCTTCCACCTGCCGGTCGTGTCCGGGGTGCCGGCGGCGAACGCGGTGGCGGCGCTGCGCGAGCGCGGGCTGACGGTGCTCGCGGCCGACGGCGCCGGCTCGCTCGACCTCGACCAGGCCGAGGACGACGGCCTGCTCGCCGGGCCGGTCGCGTGGCTGTTCGGCAACGAGGCATGGGGCCTGCCCGCCGAGGTCGGCGCGCTGGCCGACCACGTCGTGCGGGTCCCGATCTACGGCCGCGCCGAGAGCCTCAACCTCGCCACCGCCGCCGCCGTCTGCCTGTACGGCTCCGCCCGGGCCCGCCGCCGCGCCACCCGCTAG
- the aroF gene encoding 3-deoxy-7-phosphoheptulonate synthase: protein MVVVMSPDATPEQVDAVVARVRTTGGEAFVSRGVQRTIIGLVGDVDDFRALNLRSMPGVADVIAITTPYKLVSVDHQPARSTVVVGTGTGARPVMIGPDTFTLIAGPCAVESLEQTLEAAEMAKAAGATMLRGGAFKPRAAPREFQGLGKLGLHILAEVREVTGLPVVTEVIDPADADLVAGYADMLQVGARNMQNTALLQAVGRAGKPVLLKRGIQATVDEWLMAAEYVAQRGNLDIVLCERGIRTFETATATTLDIAAVPIVQRLSHLPVIVDPSHSAGRRDLVLPLSRAAIAVGADGILVDVHPDPEAALCDGPQALAGADVRELASTLRRLIPAAGRRLGDHSPVGL from the coding sequence ATGGTGGTCGTCATGTCGCCCGATGCGACGCCGGAACAGGTCGACGCCGTCGTGGCTCGGGTTCGCACCACGGGTGGCGAGGCCTTCGTCAGCCGCGGTGTCCAGCGCACCATCATCGGCCTCGTCGGCGACGTCGACGACTTCCGCGCGCTCAACCTGCGCAGCATGCCGGGCGTCGCCGACGTCATCGCCATCACCACCCCGTACAAGCTGGTGAGCGTCGACCACCAGCCGGCCCGCAGCACCGTCGTCGTGGGCACCGGCACCGGGGCCAGACCGGTGATGATCGGCCCCGACACCTTCACACTCATCGCCGGCCCGTGCGCCGTCGAGTCGCTGGAGCAGACGCTCGAGGCGGCCGAGATGGCCAAGGCGGCCGGCGCCACCATGCTGCGCGGCGGCGCGTTCAAGCCGCGGGCGGCCCCGCGCGAGTTCCAGGGCCTGGGCAAGCTCGGGCTGCACATCCTGGCCGAGGTCCGCGAGGTCACCGGCCTCCCCGTCGTCACCGAGGTCATCGACCCCGCCGACGCCGACCTCGTCGCCGGGTACGCCGACATGCTCCAGGTGGGCGCGCGCAACATGCAGAACACCGCGCTGCTGCAGGCCGTCGGCCGGGCTGGCAAGCCGGTGCTGCTCAAGCGCGGCATCCAGGCCACCGTCGACGAGTGGCTGATGGCGGCCGAGTACGTCGCCCAGCGCGGCAACCTCGACATCGTGCTGTGCGAGCGCGGCATCCGCACGTTCGAGACCGCCACGGCGACGACGCTCGACATCGCGGCCGTGCCGATCGTGCAGCGGCTGTCGCACCTGCCGGTCATCGTCGACCCGTCCCACTCGGCCGGGCGGCGCGACCTCGTGCTGCCGCTGTCGCGGGCGGCCATCGCGGTCGGCGCCGACGGCATCCTCGTCGACGTGCACCCCGATCCCGAGGCGGCGCTGTGCGACGGGCCGCAGGCACTGGCGGGCGCCGACGTCCGCGAGCTGGCGTCGACGCTGCGACGGCTCATCCCGGCGGCCGGGCGTCGCCTCGGCGACCACTCCCCCGTCGGGCTCTGA
- the infC gene encoding translation initiation factor IF-3 — translation MSTEPRINDRIRASEVRLVGPNGEQVGIVRIEDALRLAAEADLDLVEVAPGARPPVTRLMDYGKFKYESAMKERAARRNQSHVLIKEQKLRPKIDKHDYETKKRAVERFLAEGDKVKVTIMFRGREQSRPELGFRLLQKLAEDVTELGFVESSPKQDGRNMIMVLGPHRKKADAKAEKEAAKVERQAQRDADEEAERVERAASRAAAEAEKADRPEVVRPTPDNED, via the coding sequence ATCAGCACAGAGCCCCGCATCAACGACCGGATCCGCGCTTCGGAGGTCCGGCTCGTCGGCCCCAACGGTGAGCAGGTCGGCATCGTCCGCATAGAGGACGCCCTGAGGCTCGCCGCGGAAGCCGACCTCGACCTGGTCGAGGTCGCACCCGGCGCCCGTCCGCCGGTGACCAGGCTCATGGACTACGGGAAGTTCAAGTACGAGTCCGCCATGAAGGAACGGGCGGCCCGGCGCAACCAGTCCCACGTCCTGATCAAGGAGCAGAAGCTCCGGCCCAAGATCGACAAGCACGACTACGAGACCAAGAAGCGGGCTGTCGAGCGCTTCCTGGCCGAGGGTGACAAGGTCAAGGTCACCATCATGTTCCGCGGCCGTGAGCAGTCGCGGCCGGAGCTCGGCTTCCGGCTGCTGCAGAAGCTGGCCGAGGACGTCACCGAGCTTGGCTTCGTCGAGTCGTCGCCGAAGCAGGACGGCCGCAACATGATCATGGTGTTGGGGCCGCACCGGAAGAAGGCCGACGCCAAGGCCGAGAAGGAAGCGGCGAAGGTCGAGCGGCAGGCGCAGCGGGACGCCGACGAAGAGGCCGAGAGGGTCGAGCGCGCGGCGAGCCGGGCGGCGGCCGAGGCCGAGAAGGCCGACCGGCCCGAGGTCGTCCGGCCCACCCCCGACAACGAAGACTAA
- a CDS encoding type II toxin-antitoxin system VapB family antitoxin, whose protein sequence is MTRTNIDLDDELVDEVMRRYGVATKREAVDLALRRLVGVPLTKDFLLGLRGVGWGADLDELRSADSAATG, encoded by the coding sequence ATGACACGCACCAACATCGATCTCGACGACGAGCTCGTCGACGAGGTCATGCGGCGCTACGGAGTGGCGACCAAACGTGAGGCGGTCGATCTCGCTTTGCGCCGTCTCGTCGGCGTGCCGTTGACGAAGGACTTCCTGCTGGGGCTGCGCGGCGTCGGTTGGGGCGCCGATCTGGACGAGCTGCGGTCGGCCGACTCCGCTGCGACCGGATGA
- a CDS encoding putative leader peptide, whose translation MPRLLLTQRRAVDLMRVASQLCH comes from the coding sequence GTGCCCAGGCTGCTGCTCACTCAGCGACGTGCCGTCGATCTGATGCGCGTCGCCAGCCAGCTCTGTCACTGA
- a CDS encoding deoxyribonuclease IV: protein MTDALAQLGTHLPAAGKPATVPERAAGMGASSVQVFLGNPRGWAMTPGDPDADAAFRAAAQQHGLTVLVHAAYLVNLGSPVPETARRSAAALAHSLRRAREVGAAGVVVHTGSCVTAGSRDDAMRQVRELLLPLLDGLDDAPGGPQLLLEPTAGQGQSLCATIDDLEAYLAALDHHPQARVCLDTCHLYAAGHDLAAPGGMTAMLDRFADVAGADRLAAVHANDSMDVCGSFRDRHQRIGKGHIGVAAFGELLHHKSVAGLPVVLETPGGPPAYAEDLSLLKELQPSSRK, encoded by the coding sequence GTGACCGACGCGCTCGCCCAGCTGGGCACCCACCTCCCGGCCGCCGGCAAACCGGCCACCGTGCCCGAACGCGCCGCCGGCATGGGCGCGTCGTCGGTGCAGGTGTTCCTCGGCAACCCGCGCGGCTGGGCGATGACCCCCGGCGACCCGGACGCCGACGCGGCCTTCCGCGCCGCCGCTCAGCAGCACGGCCTGACCGTCCTCGTGCACGCCGCCTACCTGGTCAACCTCGGCAGCCCGGTGCCCGAGACGGCGCGCCGCTCGGCCGCCGCGCTGGCCCACTCGCTGCGCCGGGCCCGCGAGGTCGGCGCGGCCGGCGTCGTCGTCCACACCGGTTCCTGCGTGACGGCGGGCAGCCGCGACGACGCGATGCGGCAGGTCCGCGAGCTGCTGCTGCCGCTGCTCGACGGGCTGGACGACGCGCCCGGCGGGCCGCAGCTGCTGCTCGAGCCGACCGCCGGCCAGGGCCAGTCGCTGTGCGCGACGATCGACGACCTCGAGGCGTACCTCGCCGCGCTCGACCACCACCCGCAGGCCCGGGTCTGCCTCGACACCTGCCACCTGTACGCGGCCGGGCACGACCTCGCCGCGCCGGGCGGCATGACGGCGATGCTGGACCGGTTCGCCGACGTCGCCGGCGCGGACCGGCTGGCGGCCGTCCACGCGAACGACTCGATGGACGTCTGCGGCTCGTTCCGCGACCGCCACCAGCGCATCGGCAAGGGGCACATCGGCGTCGCCGCGTTCGGCGAGCTGCTGCACCACAAATCGGTCGCCGGATTGCCTGTCGTGCTGGAGACGCCGGGTGGCCCTCCGGCTTATGCCGAAGATCTTTCGCTGCTGAAGGAATTACAACCGAGTTCCCGGAAATAA